A genomic window from Algoriphagus sp. Y33 includes:
- a CDS encoding DUF2141 domain-containing protein — protein MKPVFLILFFLMNISSSQNNFGTIEIIISETSSDEGVIQVLIFDQEKGWPESVEDAWKMVTIPIENGIAKQTLTDVPIGKYAITVFHDHDEDGEIRKNRIGYPLDNFGFSNNPSLVFGVPSFEKCSQKVKPGKATRFEIELR, from the coding sequence ATGAAACCTGTATTTTTAATTTTATTCTTTTTAATGAACATCTCCTCCTCTCAGAATAATTTCGGAACTATAGAAATAATTATTTCGGAAACTTCTTCAGATGAGGGAGTGATTCAGGTGCTGATTTTTGATCAGGAAAAAGGATGGCCGGAATCAGTTGAGGATGCCTGGAAAATGGTAACTATCCCAATAGAAAACGGCATTGCTAAGCAAACGCTTACCGATGTGCCTATCGGCAAATACGCTATTACAGTATTCCATGATCATGATGAGGACGGAGAAATCCGCAAAAATAGAATCGGATATCCTTTAGATAATTTTGGGTTTTCCAACAATCCCAGTTTAGTTTTTGGAGTTCCTTCATTTGAAAAATGCAGTCAAAAAGTAAAACCGGGGAAAGCCACCCGCTTTGAAATTGAATTGCGCTGA